In Bacilli bacterium, a single genomic region encodes these proteins:
- a CDS encoding Uma2 family endonuclease, with the protein MKTMRAQRRQPVVEIVSPSTLKRDRLEKLHTYAKFAIPEYWIADPEAGYLEQYVLDDGRYSIRNIYQEDDPVTSERLACVSFTMNELLAGIPKIG; encoded by the coding sequence ATGAAGACTATGCGCGCTCAACGACGACAACCGGTAGTTGAGATTGTTTCTCCATCCACGTTGAAACGCGACCGCTTGGAAAAGCTGCATACGTATGCGAAATTCGCCATACCTGAATACTGGATCGCTGACCCTGAAGCCGGTTATCTGGAGCAATACGTTCTGGATGACGGCCGCTATTCAATTAGAAATATTTACCAGGAAGACGACCCGGTTACATCTGAGCGGCTTGCCTGCGTATCCTTTACGATGAACGAATTGCTTGCCGGTATCCCGAAAATCGGGTAG